From the Candidatus Spechtbacterales bacterium genome, one window contains:
- the mutM gene encoding bifunctional DNA-formamidopyrimidine glycosylase/DNA-(apurinic or apyrimidinic site) lyase yields MPEIIEAEITKQKLTLALKGKRILNFWTDWPKGLYSEAGGVKKTKAAIEGSKIKHIERMGKAVVIKLEGGNVLALHQRMSGHIRLMARSDIAKYKHAHFKFELSDGNCMALIDPRKFGTVWFGSEAWFDRQNYIKNLGHDVLRIDKIDFVEILASSSASVKSFLLKQDKLAGLGNIACDEILWKAKINPERKVESLTKTEASKIYSAMHKVLADVLRHGGTSMSDWYHPDGKKGSYQDNFKIYKKTTCSRCGSRVKKIKIAGRGTYFCPVCQK; encoded by the coding sequence ATGCCGGAGATTATTGAGGCTGAGATAACAAAACAAAAACTTACGCTTGCTTTAAAAGGCAAGCGTATTTTGAATTTTTGGACAGATTGGCCAAAAGGTCTGTATTCAGAAGCGGGCGGTGTTAAAAAAACAAAAGCTGCTATTGAGGGTTCAAAAATAAAACATATAGAGCGCATGGGCAAAGCTGTTGTAATAAAACTTGAGGGCGGGAATGTCCTCGCCCTGCACCAGAGAATGAGCGGGCACATTCGCCTTATGGCGAGGTCGGACATTGCTAAGTATAAGCACGCGCATTTTAAATTTGAACTGTCGGATGGCAATTGCATGGCTTTAATTGACCCAAGAAAATTCGGCACTGTCTGGTTTGGTTCCGAGGCGTGGTTTGACAGGCAAAATTATATAAAAAATTTAGGGCACGATGTTTTAAGGATTGATAAAATTGATTTTGTAGAAATACTTGCCAGTTCCTCCGCCTCCGTAAAATCTTTTTTACTGAAGCAGGACAAACTCGCAGGGCTCGGCAATATAGCCTGTGATGAAATATTATGGAAGGCAAAAATAAATCCTGAAAGAAAAGTGGAAAGCTTGACTAAGACTGAAGCTTCAAAAATATATTCCGCGATGCACAAAGTTCTCGCCGATGTTTTGAGACACGGCGGTACAAGTATGAGTGACTGGTACCATCCTGACGGCAAAAAGGGAAGTTACCAGGATAATTTTAAAATATATAAAAAGACCACCTGTTCCCGATGTGGTTCGCGGGTTAAAAAAATAAAAATTGCGGGGCGCGGGACATATTTTTGCCCGGTGTGTCAAAAGTGA
- the pyrH gene encoding UMP kinase, with the protein MSNKENITVIALGGSIIVSRKIQTDYLKRLRRFIVEEVSEGKKFIIVAGGGSTARNYQKAAEAVVDIEDEDKDWLGIHSTRLNAHLLRTIFYDHAYPFVLDNPEKPIKERDFQKYALFIASGWRPGWSTDYIAFRMAHRFNADKVVIATKIPYVYDKDISLHTDASHFENMTWKEYQNLLPENEWVPGMKSPVDPVATRFAIENGIKCVLLRGTNIRNLQSYFKGGDFKGTIIE; encoded by the coding sequence ATGAGCAACAAAGAAAACATAACAGTTATAGCGCTGGGAGGTTCAATAATAGTTTCCCGCAAAATACAAACAGACTACTTGAAGCGTCTCAGAAGGTTTATAGTAGAGGAGGTGTCTGAGGGGAAAAAATTTATAATTGTAGCAGGCGGAGGGAGTACAGCTCGCAACTATCAAAAGGCCGCTGAAGCTGTTGTGGATATAGAGGACGAAGATAAAGACTGGTTGGGTATTCACTCAACACGGCTCAATGCTCATTTATTACGAACTATTTTTTACGATCACGCTTACCCCTTTGTATTAGACAATCCTGAAAAACCAATAAAAGAACGCGACTTTCAAAAGTACGCGCTTTTTATTGCCTCGGGATGGCGCCCCGGCTGGTCCACTGATTATATAGCATTTAGAATGGCGCACCGCTTTAACGCGGACAAGGTTGTGATAGCCACTAAAATACCTTACGTTTATGATAAAGATATTTCGCTACATACGGATGCCAGCCACTTTGAAAATATGACATGGAAAGAGTATCAGAATCTTTTGCCCGAAAATGAATGGGTGCCCGGAATGAAGAGTCCGGTAGATCCTGTGGCAACCCGCTTTGCAATAGAGAATGGAATAAAATGCGTGCTTTTGCGCGGAACAAACATAAGAAACTTGCAAAGCTACTTTAAAGGAGGAGATTTTAAGGGGACTATTATTGAATAA